One part of the Luteibacter yeojuensis genome encodes these proteins:
- a CDS encoding AAA family ATPase — MRDAKRWLVWRSVPNTDPGKKPRKVPFYVNGAARHGMTDTPEDVANLASFDAACAALATGRYTGLGFALGPDGTGNYWQGVDLDDLLGRPELNILADDGLPGYTECSPSGNGIHAIGYGRPFPALGSNQSGIEAYSAGRFFTVTASGAGINEPACLADFVERVLRPRHSVMPAPVSAQISEFVDQRTIAELRSALASMRADDRQLWVDNGQRLKKMGEPGRALWLEWSQMSEKFDPVDAARVWDSFTGDRTGYQAIFKEAAEKHHWLNPMSGAAATPSQAPAPVQDVLAALDAASVPFSLEELAASATPHPHAFMSADGRRGLFPEGEVSILAAPGREGKTSGVVAICKHYALGLPLADMSPAEVRSVLIFSAEDDRQQYSRKVEAQRLYLEPADAERLRMNILVPELHSGALAAFREIVKSDGKRLARGDVVEPLIAHINALKARECPLGLVIFETASTISEAEEDNPGLRFLIVTLKHIAKATGVAVVLTHHTNQESGDALANLELHEKAIRGGTALVNNARQTHLVVNLGSSANPFPDGDSRTLLRHLVAPGETERVTAMVCLSSSKSADPAPLFMRWSDTEHHGPRLLAIQPPREVVGKSWLSVRKMLSGAREAAKADKKAEQGQANVRLVVDAACALASAGEQPTAAKISAKCGRSPTWAKPYLAMAVELGDLVRSTEEVPRTRGFTDVYRPPSDALKPWEKVDSTNDSTVSNSAPWSAK, encoded by the coding sequence ATGCGCGACGCCAAGCGATGGCTCGTTTGGCGCTCCGTACCCAATACTGACCCTGGCAAGAAGCCTCGCAAGGTCCCGTTCTACGTCAACGGTGCGGCGCGCCATGGCATGACGGACACGCCTGAGGACGTCGCCAACCTTGCATCATTCGATGCTGCTTGCGCGGCCCTGGCGACGGGACGATATACGGGTCTTGGCTTTGCTCTTGGTCCTGACGGCACAGGGAATTACTGGCAGGGGGTGGATCTGGACGACCTTCTTGGTCGCCCCGAACTCAATATCCTGGCTGATGACGGACTGCCTGGGTACACCGAGTGCAGCCCTAGCGGAAACGGTATCCACGCTATTGGTTACGGCCGACCGTTCCCGGCCCTTGGCAGCAATCAGTCCGGCATAGAGGCATACAGCGCCGGCCGCTTCTTCACAGTGACGGCGAGCGGCGCCGGGATCAATGAACCCGCATGCCTGGCGGACTTCGTGGAGCGCGTACTCAGGCCCAGGCATTCAGTCATGCCGGCGCCCGTCAGTGCTCAGATTTCGGAATTTGTCGACCAGCGAACCATCGCGGAGCTGCGCAGTGCGTTGGCGTCCATGCGCGCCGATGATCGTCAGTTATGGGTCGACAACGGCCAGCGCCTGAAGAAGATGGGTGAACCGGGTAGGGCGCTGTGGCTTGAGTGGTCGCAGATGTCCGAAAAGTTTGATCCCGTAGATGCCGCCCGAGTTTGGGATAGCTTCACTGGAGACCGCACCGGCTATCAAGCCATCTTCAAGGAGGCCGCCGAGAAGCACCACTGGCTAAACCCAATGAGCGGCGCTGCGGCGACGCCGTCGCAAGCGCCCGCGCCCGTCCAAGACGTCCTCGCCGCGCTCGATGCGGCCAGCGTGCCGTTCTCACTGGAGGAACTGGCAGCGTCCGCGACGCCCCATCCCCATGCCTTCATGTCCGCCGACGGGCGCCGCGGACTTTTCCCCGAGGGCGAGGTGTCGATCCTGGCCGCGCCGGGGCGTGAGGGGAAGACCTCCGGTGTCGTGGCCATCTGCAAGCACTACGCGCTGGGCCTGCCACTGGCCGACATGAGTCCCGCGGAGGTTCGCTCCGTGCTCATCTTCAGCGCGGAGGACGACCGCCAGCAGTATTCGCGCAAGGTGGAGGCCCAGCGCCTCTATCTCGAGCCCGCGGACGCCGAGCGACTGCGCATGAACATTCTGGTGCCGGAGCTGCATAGCGGGGCGCTGGCGGCCTTCCGCGAGATCGTGAAGTCCGACGGAAAGCGTCTGGCCCGGGGCGACGTCGTGGAACCTCTTATCGCGCACATCAACGCCCTCAAGGCGCGCGAGTGCCCGCTCGGCCTGGTGATCTTCGAGACCGCCTCGACGATCTCGGAGGCCGAGGAAGACAACCCGGGCCTGCGCTTCCTCATCGTGACCCTCAAGCACATCGCCAAGGCGACGGGCGTGGCGGTGGTCCTGACCCACCACACGAACCAGGAGTCGGGCGACGCTCTGGCGAACCTGGAGCTGCACGAGAAGGCCATTCGCGGAGGCACCGCGCTGGTCAACAACGCGCGCCAGACGCATCTGGTGGTCAACCTCGGCAGCTCGGCCAACCCGTTCCCCGATGGCGACTCGCGCACGCTACTGCGTCACCTGGTGGCCCCGGGCGAGACCGAGCGCGTGACGGCCATGGTCTGCCTCTCATCTTCGAAGTCTGCGGATCCGGCGCCGCTCTTCATGCGCTGGTCCGACACCGAGCACCATGGCCCGCGATTGCTCGCCATTCAGCCGCCTAGAGAGGTCGTCGGCAAGTCCTGGCTGAGCGTGCGCAAGATGCTCTCCGGAGCGCGTGAGGCGGCCAAGGCGGACAAGAAGGCGGAGCAGGGCCAGGCCAACGTTCGTCTGGTCGTGGATGCAGCCTGCGCGCTCGCCAGCGCGGGGGAGCAGCCTACAGCGGCCAAGATCAGTGCCAAGTGCGGTCGCAGCCCGACGTGGGCAAAGCCTTACCTAGCGATGGCCGTGGAGCTTGGTGACCTTGTGCGCTCGACGGAGGAGGTGCCTCGCACGCGCGGATTCACCGACGTGTATCGCCCGCCGTCCGACGCTCTGAAGCCCTGGGAGAAGGTCGACTCCACGAATGACTCCACGGTATCGAACAGCGCTCCGTGGAGTGCCAAGTAA
- a CDS encoding VRR-NUC domain-containing protein codes for MNSEHIEAVLLMRAVTGAEREWPELRFFAAWPNGGHRSKRTAGLMKAEGVRRGPPDYWFPVQRGGFVGLVIELKTQTGRPSPEQREWIAHLREQGWRAEVCKGWEQAWAVLRDYLAADGCEDAREAA; via the coding sequence ATGAACAGCGAGCACATCGAGGCCGTGTTGCTCATGCGGGCCGTGACGGGTGCCGAGCGCGAGTGGCCTGAGCTGCGCTTCTTCGCGGCCTGGCCGAACGGTGGTCACCGGTCCAAGCGCACGGCCGGGCTCATGAAGGCCGAGGGTGTCAGGCGTGGTCCGCCGGACTACTGGTTCCCCGTCCAGCGCGGCGGGTTCGTCGGACTGGTCATCGAACTCAAGACACAGACCGGCCGGCCGAGCCCCGAGCAGCGCGAGTGGATCGCCCACCTGCGTGAGCAGGGCTGGCGCGCGGAAGTGTGCAAAGGCTGGGAGCAGGCGTGGGCCGTGCTCCGTGACTACCTGGCGGCCGATGGCTGCGAAGACGCGAGGGAGGCGGCATGA